A stretch of the Malus sylvestris chromosome 10, drMalSylv7.2, whole genome shotgun sequence genome encodes the following:
- the LOC126586355 gene encoding ATP synthase gamma chain, chloroplastic produces MSCSNLTMWASSKPSLSDASALSCRSFIAPLQLPSQNSLPASRSSSVTPVQCGLRELRERISSVKNTQKITEAMKLVAAAKVRRAQEAVVNGRPFSETLVEVLYNINEQLQVEDIDAPLTKVRPVKKVALVVITGDRGLCGGFNNMIIKKAERRIAELKALGLEFTIISVGKKGNSYFLRRPYIPVDKFLEGTNLPTAKEAQAIADDVFSLFVSEEVDKVELLYTKFVSLVKSDPVIHTLLPLSPKGEICDINGVCVDAVDDEFFRLTTKEGKLTVERDVIKTQTVDFTPVLQFEQDPVQILDALLPLYLNSQILRALQESLASELAARMTAMSNATDNAVELKKTLSQTYNRQRQAKITGEILEIVSGANALV; encoded by the coding sequence ATGTCTTGCTCAAATTTGACAATGTGGGCGTCCTCAAAACCCTCCCTTTCCGACGCCTCCGCCCTCTCCTGCCGCTCCTTCATCGCCCCTCTTCAGCTTCCCTCCCAAAACTCCCTTCCCGCCTCGCGATCGTCATCTGTGACACCGGTTCAATGCGGTCTTCGCGAGCTTCGCGAGCGTATTTCATCAGTGAAGAACACGCAGAAGATCACCGAGGCTATGAAGCTTGTGGCAGCGGCCAAAGTCCGCCGAGCTCAAGAGGCTGTCGTTAATGGCAGACCCTTTTCGGAAACCCTAGTTGAAGTTCTTTACAACATCAATGAGCAGCTCCAAGTGGAAGACATTGATGCTCCTCTGACCAAAGTTAGGCCCGTCAAGAAAGTTGCTCTCGTTGTGATAACTGGGGATCGCGGTCTTTGCGGAGGGTTCAACAATATGATCATAAAAAAAGCCGAGAGAAGAATCGCGGAATTGAAGGCTCTTGGTCTCGAATTCACCATCATCAGCGTCGGTAAAAAGGGTAACTCGTATTTCCTCCGCCGGCCTTACATTCCGGTTGATAAGTTTCTCGAGGGAACCAACCTCCCAACCGCCAAAGAAGCGCAGGCCATCGCGGACGATGTTTTCTCCCTTTTCGTGAGCGAAGAGGTCGACAAAGTCGAGCTTTTGTACACGAAATTCGTGTCGCTGGTTAAATCCGACCCTGTGATTCACACCCTGCTTCCACTCTCGCCAAAGGGAGAGATTTGCGACATCAATGGCGTTTGTGTGGACGCCGTGGATGATGAGTTCTTCAGGCTGACAACAAAGGAAGGGAAATTGACAGTGGAGAGAGATGTCATCAAGACGCAGACCGTGGATTTCACACCGGTTTTGCAGTTTGAGCAGGATCCGGTTCAGATTCTCGACGCTTTGCTGCCCTTGTACCTCAACAGTCAGATTTTGAGGGCATTGCAGGAGTCTCTAGCCAGTGAGCTCGCTGCTAGGATGACCGCTATGAGCAATGCAACCGATAACGCTGTGGAGCTGAAGAAAACCTTGTCGCAGACCTACAATCGGCAGCGCCAGGCAAAAATCACCGGAGAGATTTTGGAGATTGTTTCGGGTGCCAACGCTTTAGTCTAG
- the LOC126586350 gene encoding starch synthase 3, chloroplastic/amyloplastic-like, with protein MEVSIQAQRPLSCRGIFQQRGSNLKLKPFTGFPPHGRYSSRFKGNLANGVSYQITASSADFSRRRQRKVSPGSKGLVPKNAVGTSGQKTNQRNIGDEKGITSSTSSELAGKNKKTLESRVDTRRELVVEPSEESDVEEKRIDETSSKVEESSSVSKPSGRGGNQGIENWSVGKVLDDLADTDKGIDTSEKLTNEVSLKLKLEREEKLRKEEITRLAEENFSSGYKIFVYPQVVKPDQDIEVFLHKSISTLSNEPEVQMMGAFNDWRWKPFTFRLNKTQLKGDWWSCRFHVPKESYKINFVFFNGQNVYDNNDAKDFYITVEGGMDLFAFEDFLLEEKRKEQEKLAKERAERERQAEEQRRIEAEKAASEADRAQAKAEIVKRRQMVQELIKKAVRSVEDVWHIEPREFNGEDLVKLYYNRSSGPLVHAKELWIHGGHNGWMDGLSIVERLVSSERKDGDWWYANVVVPEQAVVLDWVFADGPPQNAVLYDNNHRHDFHAIVPKSIPEELYWVEVEHQIYKKLQEERRLKEEAIRAKAERTARMKAEMKERILKRFLLSQKHIVYTEPLDVQAGNKATVFYNPANTVLNGKPEVWFRGSFNRWTHRKGPLQPQKMLPAENGSHVKTTVPVPLDAYMMDFVFSETEDGGLFDNNNGMDYHIPVFGGVAKEPPMNIVHIAVEMAPIAKVGGLGDVVTSLSRAVQDLNHHVDIILPKYDCLNFSNVKEFQYNRSFSWGGTEIKVWFGKVEGISVYFLEPQNRFFYAGCVYGCKNDAERFGFFCRAALEFLLQSGFHPDIIHCHDWSSAPVAWLFKDHYMHYGLSKARVVFTIHNLEFGTHFIGKAVASSDKSTTVSNTYAKEVSGNPAIAPHLYKFHGIINGIDQDIWDPYNDKFIPISYTSENVVEGKQAAKEALQQRLGLKTADLPVVGIITRLTHQKGIHLIKHAIRHTLERNGQVVLLGSAPDPRIQNDFVNLANQLHSSHGDRARLCLTYDEPLSHLIYSGADFILVPSIFEPCGLTQLIAMRYGSIPVVRKTGGLYDTVFDVDHDEERADAQGVEPNGFSFDGADAAGVYYALNRAISAWFDGRDWFNSLCKTVMEQDWSWNKPALDYMELYRAARKE; from the exons ATGGAGGTTTCTATACAAGCACAGAGGCCACTCAGTTGCAGAGGAATTTTCCAACAGAGAGGAAGCAACTTAAAGCTCAAACCTTTTACTGGATTCCCTCCCCATGGAAGA TATTCTTCACGTTTCAAAGGAAACCTGGCAAATGGGGTTTCATACCAAATTACTGCCAGTTCAGCCG ATTTTTCAAGGAGGAGACAAAGAAAAGTGTCTCCAGGTTCAAAGGGATTAGTGCCGAAAAACGCAGTAGGAACTAGCGGCCAGAAGACGAATCAAAGGAATATTGGGGACGAAAAGGGTATTACATCTTCGACATCCAGTGAACTTGCTgggaaaaataagaaaacacttGAATCAAGAGTTGACACCAGAAGAGAATTGGTAGTTGAACCTTCAGAAGAGAGCGATGTTGAGGAAAAAAGAATTGATGAAACTAGTAGTAAGGTTGAGGAATCATCTTCAGTTAGCAAGCCATCTGGTAGGGGGGGCAATCAAGGGATAGAAAATTGGAGTGTAGGTAAGGTCCTTGATGACTTGGCAGACACTGATAAAGGCATTGATACTAGTGAAAAGTTAACGAATGAAGTTTCTTTAAAGTTAAAGTTGGAGAGGGAAGAAAAATTGCGTAAAGAGGAAATTACGAGGCTTGCTGAGGAGAACTTCTCAAGCGGGTACAAAATCTTTGTCTATCCTCAGGTGGTGAAACCTGATCAAGACATAGAAGTGTTCCTTCATAAAAGTATATCAACCCTAAGCAATGAGCCAGAGGTTCAGATGATGGGTGCCTTTAACGACTGGCGTTGGAAACCTTTTACCTTCAGGTTGAACAAAACACAACTCAAAGGGGATTGGTGGTCTTGCCGGTTTCATGTTCCTAAAGAATCATATAAGATAAACTTTGTGTTCTTCAATGGGCAAAATGTTTATGACAATAATGATGCAAAAGATTTCTACATAACTGTGGAAGGTGGAATGGACCTCTTTGCATTTGAAGATTTCTTGCTTGAGGAGAAGCGTAAAGAACAAGAGAAACTTGCAAAGGAGCGAGCTGAGAGGGAAAGGCAAGCAGAAGAGCAGAGGCGAATTGAAGCAGAGAAGGCAGCAAGTGAAGCTGACAGAGCACAGGCAAAGGCAGAGATCGTAAAGAGACGACAAATGGTGCAAGAGTTGATCAAAAAGGCTGTAAGGTCTGTAGAAGACGTTTGGCACATAGAGCCTAGAGAGTTTAATGGTGAGGACTTGGTGAAGTTATACTATAACCGAAGCTCGGGTCCTCTTGTTCATGCTAAGGAACTATGGATTCATGGGGGGCATAATGGTTGGATGGATGGATTGTCAATTGTTGAAAGACTTGTTAGCTCTGAGAGAAAGGATGGTGACTGGTGGTATGCCAATG TTGTTGTACCTGAACAAGCTGTTGTCTTGGATTGGGTTTTTGCTGATGGACCACCTCAGAATGCCGTTCTATATGATAACAACCACCGTCATGATTTCCATGCTATAGTTCCAAAATCCATTCCTGAGGAACTATATTGGGTTGAGGTAGAACACCAGATATATAAGAAGCTCCAGGAGGAGAGGAGATTAAAGGAGGAGGCAATACGTGCCAAG GCCGAAAGAACAGCTCGTATGAAAGCAGAAATGAAGGAAAGAATTTTGAAAAGGTTTTTGCTGTCTCAGAAGCATATAGTATACACTGAGCCTCTTGATGTTCAAGCTGGAAATAAGGCGACAGTTTTCTACAATCCTGCCAACACAGTTCTGAATGGAAAGCCTGAGGTTTGGTTCAGAGGATCATTTAACCGTTGGACCCACCGCAAGGGTCCATTGCAACCACAGAAGATGTTACCTGCAGAGAATGGTTCTCATGTCAAAACAACTG TTCCAGTCCCACTCGATGCATACATGATGGACTTTGTTTTCTCTGAGACGGAAGATGGTGGACTTTTTGACAACAATAATGGCATGGATTACCACATTCCGGTGTTTGGAGGAGTTGCGAAGGAGCCACCAATGAACATTGTACATATTGCTGTTGAAATGGCCCCCATTGCAAAG GTTGGAGGCCTTGGTGACGTTGTTACCAGTCTCTCACGAGCTGTGCAAGACTTAAATCACCACGTTGACATCATTCTTCCAAAGTATGATTGTTTGAACTTTAGCAAT GTGAAGGAGTTTCAGTATAACAGAAGCTTCTCTTGGGGTGGAACTGAAATAAAAGTTTGGTTTGGGAAAGTGGAAGGCATTTCAGTGTACTTTTTGGAACCTCAAAACAG ATTCTTTTATGCGGGTTGCGTATATGGCTGTAAAAATGATGCAGAGAGATTTGGTTTCTTTTGCCGTGCTGCGCTAGAATTTCTACTCCAAAGTGGATTTCATCCT GATATCATTCATTGCCATGATTGGTCTAGTGCACCTGTTGCCTGGTTATTTAAAGATCATTACATGCATTATGGTCTCAGTAAAGCTCGGGTTGTCTTCACAATTCATAACCTTGAGTTTGGAACGCACTTCATTGGTAAAGCTGTGGCATCCTCAGACAAATCCACAACG GTATCCAACACTTACGCTAAGGAGGTATCTGGAAATCCTGCAATTGCTCCTCATCTTTACAAGTTTCATGGTATAATAAATGGAATTGACCAAGATATATGGGATCCATACAATGATAAGTTCATTCCT ATATCATATACTTCTGAAAATGTTGTTGAAGGCAAACAAGCTGCTAAGGAAGCCTTGCAACAAAGGCTTGGTCTGAAAACAGCTGATCTCCCTGTAGTAGGTATTATTACGCGCTTAACTCACCAGAAAGGAATCCATCTCATCAAGCATGCCATTCGGCACACCTTGGAACGCAATGGACAG GTTGTATTGCTTGGTTCAGCTCCAGATCCTCGTATccaaaatgattttgtaaatttGGCAAATCAGTTACATTCTTCTCATGGTGATCGTGCTCGCCTTtgtttgacttatgatgagccACTGTCGCATTTG ATATACTCTGGTGCTGATTTCATCTTAGttccttcaatttttgagcCATGCGGTCTCACCCAACTCATAGCAATGAGATATGGTTCTATACCTGTTGTTCGAAAAACTGGAG GACTTTATGATACGGTATTTGATGTTGACCATGATGAAGAGAGAGCAGACGCCCAGGGTGTCGAGCCAAATGGTTTCAGCTTCGATGGAGCTGATGCTGCTGGTGTCTATTATGCTCTTAATAG GGCAATCTCCGCTTGGTTTGATGGTCGGGATTGGTTTAACTCGTTGTGCAAGACGGTGATGGAGCAAGATTGGTCTTGGAACAAGCCAGCTCTCGACTATATGGAGCTTTACCGCGCAGCACGGAAGGAGTGA